The following coding sequences are from one Coffea arabica cultivar ET-39 chromosome 11e, Coffea Arabica ET-39 HiFi, whole genome shotgun sequence window:
- the LOC113717340 gene encoding proteasome subunit beta type-5-B-like — translation MMKIDFSGLEPNSLLRGNPNDLLSGLSTAPEFQIPNTNDFDGFQKESVQMVKPAKGTTTLAFIFKEGVIVAADSRASMGGYISSQSVKKIIEINPYMLGTMAGGAADCQFWHRNLGIKCRLHELANKRRISVTGASKLLANILYSYRGMGLSVGTMIAGWDEKGPGLYYVDSEGGRLNGNRFSVGSGSPYAYGVLDSGYRFDMSVEEAAELARRAIYHATFRDGASGGVVSVYHVGPDGWKKLSGDDVGELHYAYYPVEPTVEHEMAEASSS, via the exons ATGATGAAGATTGACTTCAGTGGACTTGAGCCGAATTCTTTGTTGAGGGGAAACCCTAATGACTTGCTGAGCGGGCTTTCGACTGCCCCAGAATTTCAGATTCCTAATACtaatgat TTTGATGGGTTTCAGAAAGAATCGGTTCAAATGGTTAAGCCAGCAAAGGGAACGACAACTTTGGCTTTCATTTTCAAAGAAGGTGTTATAGTAGCTGCTGACTCGCGTGCTAGCATGGGCGGTTATATAT CATCACAATCTGTCAAGAAAATCATTGAAATTAATCCCTACATGCTGGGCACAATGGCTGGAGGTGCTGCTGACTGCCAGTTTTGGCACAGAAATTTGGGAATAAAG TGCCGCCTACATGAACTCGCAAACAAGAGAAGAATTTCTGTTACGGGGGCGTCAAAGTTGCTAGCCAACATACTGTACTCTTATCGTGGAATGGGGTTGTCTGTCGGAACAATGATTGCTGGGTGGGATGAAAAG GGTCCTGGCCTATACTACGTGGACAGTGAAGGGGGACGGCTTAACGGAAACAGATTCTCTGTCGGATCTGGTTCACCATATGCTTATGGTGTTCTTGATAGTGG GTACCGCTTTGATATGTCCGTAGAAGAGGCTGCAGAGTTGGCCAGGCGTGCGATTTACCATGCTACATTCCGGGATGGTGCCAGTGGTGGTGTTGTCAGTG TTTATCATGTGGGACCTGATGGGTGGAAGAAGCTCTCTGGCGACGATGTTGGGGAACTTCATTATGCATATTATCCAGTTGAGCCAACAGTTGAACATGAAATGGCAGAGGCATCATCTTCTTGA